A stretch of Clostridium sp. BJN0001 DNA encodes these proteins:
- a CDS encoding zinc ribbon domain-containing protein, protein MFCKNCGSKIKEGDLFCENCGTPLEDSGSGSFNNSRPFNQNYAQNNITKFFKLYFSKPLSAFGKYKNKDSISISVFSIIIIAILSGLLNFIHGSLVVSSLVSSFCKFPSILAKAGIISQNEALDAITELQTGQVSLRLKQMLDSNIDKKGLFINGIFLMAGTIIITAVILALINATLLKNNISINNIVFISSISYIPLIIFECISCLVTPLSIIIGFIMIAFGYSLSFVSMYKYLEDASDLDKDKLLFVMAIIFIVFAIIIGIVYIKYINSALASFYELIQDFGYAF, encoded by the coding sequence ATGTTTTGTAAAAATTGTGGAAGCAAAATTAAGGAAGGGGACTTATTTTGTGAAAACTGTGGGACACCATTAGAAGACAGTGGTAGCGGTAGCTTTAATAATAGTAGACCGTTTAATCAAAATTATGCTCAAAATAATATTACTAAATTCTTTAAGCTATATTTCTCAAAACCTCTTTCAGCATTTGGAAAGTACAAAAATAAAGATTCAATATCAATTTCAGTATTTTCAATAATTATTATTGCAATATTAAGTGGATTGCTTAATTTTATTCATGGCTCATTGGTTGTTAGCTCACTTGTAAGTTCTTTCTGCAAGTTTCCATCTATATTAGCAAAAGCAGGAATTATTAGTCAAAATGAGGCGCTAGATGCAATTACTGAATTACAAACAGGTCAAGTAAGTTTAAGATTAAAACAAATGTTAGATTCGAATATTGATAAGAAAGGTCTTTTTATTAATGGAATTTTTCTTATGGCAGGAACAATAATTATAACAGCAGTAATACTTGCATTAATAAATGCTACTTTATTAAAAAATAATATAAGTATTAATAATATAGTTTTTATATCATCAATTTCTTATATTCCTTTAATAATTTTTGAATGTATTTCTTGTTTAGTTACACCTTTAAGCATTATTATCGGATTTATAATGATTGCTTTTGGATATTCTCTATCATTTGTATCAATGTACAAATATTTAGAAGATGCATCTGATTTAGATAAGGACAAGTTATTATTCGTAATGGCTATAATATTTATAGTATTTGCAATTATAATAGGTATTGTATATATTAAGTATATT